One Thermoanaerobaculales bacterium DNA window includes the following coding sequences:
- a CDS encoding M14 family metallopeptidase, with translation MAASRSLSAAVLVMGALLGPVAAASAQVVSPEQHFGFRPGTDRKLVDYGELIGYLQQVAAASPRFELREIGTSELGRTLHLGLLSSEANLARLDELREINRRLALDAAIPDAERERLVDEGRVFVLATHSMHASEVGPAQALPLLVHELATSDDPAVLELLEHVVLMVVPTHNPDGMDMVVEHYRSSLGTAFEGGPLPGVYNRYVGHDNNRDFVNLTQSESRAVSRLYSLDWYPQVLVDKHQMGGNGPRMYVPNVHDPIAENVDEGLWTWSGVFGSNMANDMAGEGLSGVATHWLFDNYWPGSTETALWKNVIAFLTEAASCRIATPVFVEPSELDVWGKGLSEHKKSINMPDPWTGGWWRLSDIVRYELTTMRSILRTAARHRTEILRFRNELCRSEVAKGRSSAPFYFLLPRRQHDPGALVELVDLLLQHGVELAQVTERVEVDGRIAEPGDVVVPLAQPFRAFVKEVMERQRYPVRHYTPDGEVIRPYDVTSWSLPLHRGLACHEIGVRSPALESRLRPVDRASLAPSAELPADAWGLALPGVANAGYRAAFAALAGGLRVERTLTAATAGGSELAAGSFILRGPVERLRELAGTPGAVALAAQPEVESAAVGPRRIGLVETYFHDIDAGWTRYLLDSFGVAYRVLHPADFETTDVAGSFDVLVFPDVGADILIKGKRKTDDEDYRPTEYPPQYAKPISEQGLERLRAFLAGGGIVVSWQASTELFLEGLGGKESSDDLAPLPARDVAGDLEEKGLRVPGSLLRASLLRDHPLTWGMPPEVGVFSTGGPVFSTWIPRADTDRRVIATLPEEDILLSGYIEGERLLAGKPVMVWLRIGRGQLVLFGFNPHHRASMAATYKLLFNALLLPVAAQ, from the coding sequence ATGGCAGCCTCGCGATCACTCTCGGCAGCTGTGCTGGTGATGGGCGCGCTCCTCGGCCCCGTGGCGGCGGCGTCCGCGCAGGTAGTCAGCCCCGAGCAGCACTTCGGGTTCCGTCCGGGCACCGACCGCAAGCTCGTGGACTACGGCGAGCTGATCGGCTACCTCCAGCAGGTGGCCGCGGCCTCGCCGCGCTTCGAGCTGCGCGAGATCGGGACCAGTGAGCTCGGCCGCACGCTCCACCTCGGGCTGCTGTCGTCCGAGGCGAACCTCGCCCGGCTCGACGAGCTGCGCGAGATCAACCGCCGCCTCGCCCTCGACGCCGCGATCCCGGATGCGGAGCGCGAGCGGCTGGTCGACGAGGGCCGGGTCTTCGTGCTGGCCACCCACTCGATGCACGCCTCGGAGGTCGGCCCGGCCCAGGCGCTGCCGCTGCTCGTCCACGAGCTGGCGACGAGCGACGACCCGGCGGTCCTCGAGCTGCTCGAGCACGTGGTCCTGATGGTCGTGCCGACCCACAACCCCGACGGCATGGACATGGTGGTCGAGCACTACCGGTCATCGTTGGGAACGGCGTTCGAGGGCGGGCCGCTGCCCGGGGTCTACAACCGCTACGTCGGGCACGACAACAACCGTGACTTCGTGAACCTGACCCAGTCCGAGTCGCGAGCCGTCTCCCGCCTCTACTCGCTCGACTGGTACCCCCAGGTCCTCGTCGACAAGCACCAGATGGGCGGCAATGGGCCCCGGATGTACGTGCCGAACGTCCACGATCCGATCGCCGAGAACGTCGACGAGGGGCTGTGGACGTGGAGCGGAGTCTTCGGCTCCAACATGGCCAACGACATGGCGGGGGAGGGGCTGAGCGGCGTCGCCACCCACTGGCTGTTCGACAACTACTGGCCGGGCTCGACCGAGACCGCGCTGTGGAAGAACGTGATCGCCTTCCTGACCGAGGCCGCCAGCTGTCGGATCGCGACCCCGGTCTTCGTCGAGCCCAGCGAGCTCGACGTCTGGGGCAAGGGCCTGTCCGAGCACAAGAAGAGCATCAACATGCCCGATCCGTGGACGGGAGGCTGGTGGCGGCTGTCCGACATCGTTCGCTACGAGCTGACGACCATGCGGTCCATCCTCCGGACCGCGGCCCGCCACCGCACCGAGATCCTGCGCTTTCGCAACGAGCTGTGCCGCTCCGAGGTGGCCAAGGGCCGCAGCTCGGCGCCGTTCTACTTCCTGCTTCCCCGGCGACAGCACGACCCCGGGGCGCTGGTCGAGCTGGTCGACCTGCTGCTCCAGCACGGGGTAGAGCTGGCGCAGGTGACGGAGCGGGTCGAGGTGGACGGCCGCATTGCCGAGCCCGGCGACGTGGTGGTGCCCCTGGCCCAGCCGTTCCGTGCATTTGTCAAGGAGGTGATGGAGCGACAGCGCTACCCGGTGCGCCACTACACCCCCGACGGCGAGGTGATCCGGCCCTACGACGTGACGAGCTGGTCGCTGCCGCTCCACCGCGGGCTCGCCTGCCACGAGATCGGCGTCCGTTCGCCGGCGCTCGAGTCGCGCCTCCGACCGGTGGACCGGGCGTCGTTGGCCCCGTCCGCCGAGCTGCCCGCCGACGCCTGGGGCCTGGCGCTGCCCGGTGTCGCCAACGCCGGCTACCGCGCGGCGTTCGCAGCTCTCGCCGGCGGCCTGCGGGTCGAGCGGACCCTCACGGCGGCCACCGCGGGCGGTTCCGAGCTGGCGGCGGGCTCGTTCATCCTGCGCGGGCCCGTCGAGCGGCTGCGAGAGCTCGCAGGCACGCCGGGGGCCGTCGCGCTCGCCGCCCAGCCGGAGGTCGAGTCCGCGGCCGTCGGCCCGCGCCGCATCGGGCTCGTCGAGACCTACTTCCACGACATCGACGCCGGCTGGACGCGATACCTGCTCGACAGCTTCGGCGTCGCCTACCGGGTGCTCCATCCTGCGGACTTCGAGACCACCGACGTCGCGGGCTCGTTCGACGTGCTGGTGTTCCCGGACGTGGGCGCTGACATCCTGATCAAGGGCAAGCGCAAGACCGACGACGAGGACTACCGGCCGACCGAGTACCCGCCGCAGTACGCCAAGCCGATCTCCGAGCAGGGGCTGGAGAGGCTGCGCGCCTTCCTCGCTGGCGGCGGGATCGTGGTTTCCTGGCAGGCGTCGACCGAGCTGTTCCTGGAGGGCCTCGGCGGCAAGGAGAGCAGCGACGACCTGGCCCCGTTGCCCGCCCGCGACGTTGCCGGCGACCTCGAGGAGAAGGGCCTGCGCGTGCCGGGGTCGCTGCTGCGGGCGAGCCTGCTGCGCGACCACCCCTTGACCTGGGGGATGCCGCCCGAGGTCGGGGTGTTCTCGACCGGCGGCCCGGTGTTCTCGACCTGGATCCCGCGGGCCGACACCGACCGGCGGGTGATCGCCACCCTCCCTGAGGAGGACATCCTGCTGAGCGGGTACATCGAGGGCGAGCGCCTGCTCGCGGGCAAACCGGTGATGGTCTGGCTGCGCATCGGCCGCGGGCAGCTGGTGCTGTTCGGGTTCAACCCCCACCACCGGGCGTCGATGGCCGCGACCTACAAGCTGCTCTTCAACGCCCTGCTGCTGCCCGTGGCAGCGCAGTGA
- a CDS encoding heavy metal translocating P-type ATPase yields the protein MNHQLPVHIRPGPGTATALDPVCGMTVDPARAAHRHDHHGVTYVFCSAGCRAAFAADPHRYLGREAGTLPAEGPSAVHAPRRDAEAGGAGALYTCPMHPEIVSDRPGSCPICGMALELRTATLAEDANPELVDMTRRLWIGVALAAPVVAAAMLEHAPGVRLAAVAPHQAWVLLQLALTTPVVLWCGWPLLQRGWRSVATRRLNMFTLIGLGIGVAYLYSLVAALAPGLFPASFRGEHGEVGVYFEAAAAITVLVLLGQVLELRARGRTSAAIRQLLGLAPRSARRISSDGSESDVPLDDVRVGDRLRVRPGEKVPVDGVVAGGGSAVDQSMITGEPLPVAKTQGDPVIAATVNGNGTLIVEARRVGADTVLARIVRMVAEAQRTRAPIQRLADQVAAYFVPAVVGVAAVTFAAWAVLGPEPRLAHGLINAVAVLIIACPCALGLATPISIMVATGRGATAGVLFRNAEAIEVMRDVDTLVIDKTGTLTEGRPLLVDVVAAEGFGEREVLAAAAGVERASEHPLAGAILTGAAQRGVEPASPTRFESHPGRGVTATVDNRRIVLGSRRLLEEHGIPIDRIASAADELRGHGQTVIFLAIDGRPAGLLGVADPIKETAPPAIEALHADGIRVVMMTGDSRATAEAVASALRIDEVVAEVLPEAKAAAVATLRREGRVVAMAGDGINDAPALAGANVGIAMGTGTDVAIESAHVTLVKGDLGGIVRARALSRATMRNIRQNLFWAFAYNLLGVPIAAGVLYPATGVLLSPVVAAAAMSFSSVSVIANALRLNRLALDLPARRRSR from the coding sequence ATGAACCATCAGCTCCCAGTTCACATCCGCCCGGGACCGGGAACGGCCACCGCCCTGGATCCTGTGTGCGGGATGACCGTCGATCCCGCCCGGGCGGCCCACCGCCACGACCATCACGGGGTCACCTACGTCTTCTGCAGCGCCGGCTGCCGGGCGGCCTTCGCTGCGGATCCCCACCGCTACCTCGGCCGCGAGGCGGGGACCCTCCCGGCGGAGGGGCCATCCGCCGTCCACGCGCCACGCCGCGACGCCGAGGCAGGCGGCGCCGGCGCCCTCTACACATGCCCCATGCACCCGGAGATCGTCAGCGATCGACCGGGAAGCTGCCCGATCTGCGGCATGGCCCTCGAGCTGCGCACCGCGACGCTGGCCGAGGACGCGAACCCCGAGCTGGTCGACATGACGCGCCGGCTGTGGATCGGGGTCGCGCTGGCGGCACCGGTGGTCGCGGCCGCGATGCTCGAGCACGCGCCCGGGGTCAGGCTGGCCGCGGTTGCCCCGCACCAGGCCTGGGTTCTTCTCCAGCTCGCCCTCACCACGCCGGTCGTGCTGTGGTGCGGCTGGCCACTGCTGCAGCGCGGCTGGCGATCGGTCGCCACCCGCCGCCTCAACATGTTCACCCTGATAGGGCTCGGCATCGGCGTCGCCTACCTCTACAGCCTGGTGGCCGCGCTCGCCCCCGGGCTCTTCCCGGCCTCGTTTCGCGGCGAGCACGGGGAGGTCGGGGTCTACTTCGAGGCGGCGGCCGCGATCACGGTCCTGGTGCTGCTCGGCCAGGTCCTCGAGCTGAGGGCACGCGGCCGCACCTCCGCCGCCATCCGGCAGTTGCTCGGGCTCGCCCCGAGGTCCGCCCGCCGCATCTCCTCGGACGGCAGCGAGTCCGACGTGCCCCTCGACGACGTCCGGGTCGGCGACCGGCTCCGGGTGCGGCCCGGCGAGAAGGTGCCGGTCGACGGCGTCGTGGCCGGGGGCGGCAGCGCCGTCGACCAGTCGATGATCACCGGCGAGCCGCTGCCGGTCGCCAAGACCCAGGGCGACCCGGTCATCGCGGCCACCGTCAACGGCAACGGGACCCTGATCGTGGAGGCCCGGCGGGTGGGTGCGGACACGGTGCTGGCCCGGATCGTCCGCATGGTGGCCGAGGCGCAGCGCACCAGGGCGCCGATCCAGAGGCTGGCCGACCAGGTCGCGGCGTACTTCGTGCCGGCCGTGGTCGGGGTCGCGGCCGTGACTTTCGCCGCGTGGGCCGTCCTCGGGCCGGAGCCCCGCCTGGCCCACGGGCTGATCAATGCCGTCGCCGTGCTGATCATCGCCTGCCCGTGCGCGCTCGGTCTCGCCACCCCGATCTCGATCATGGTCGCGACCGGCCGGGGCGCGACTGCCGGCGTCCTGTTTCGCAACGCCGAGGCGATCGAGGTGATGCGTGACGTCGATACCCTGGTCATCGACAAGACCGGCACCCTCACCGAGGGTCGCCCGCTGCTCGTGGACGTCGTCGCCGCCGAGGGCTTCGGCGAGCGCGAGGTGCTCGCGGCGGCGGCCGGCGTCGAGCGGGCCAGCGAGCACCCGCTGGCCGGAGCGATCCTCACCGGCGCCGCGCAGCGTGGCGTCGAGCCCGCCTCCCCCACCCGGTTCGAGTCGCATCCCGGCCGCGGTGTGACCGCCACGGTGGACAACCGCCGAATCGTCCTCGGTAGCCGTCGCCTGCTCGAGGAGCACGGCATCCCGATCGATCGGATCGCGAGCGCCGCGGACGAGCTGCGCGGACACGGGCAGACCGTGATCTTCCTTGCCATCGACGGCCGGCCGGCAGGGCTGCTCGGTGTCGCCGACCCGATCAAGGAGACGGCGCCGCCCGCGATCGAGGCCCTCCACGCCGATGGCATCAGGGTGGTGATGATGACCGGCGACAGCCGGGCAACGGCCGAGGCGGTGGCGTCGGCGCTTCGAATCGACGAGGTCGTGGCCGAGGTCCTCCCGGAAGCGAAGGCGGCCGCCGTGGCGACGCTCCGCCGGGAGGGCCGGGTGGTGGCGATGGCCGGCGACGGGATCAACGACGCCCCTGCCCTGGCGGGCGCGAATGTCGGCATCGCGATGGGCACCGGCACCGATGTCGCCATCGAGAGCGCGCATGTGACCCTGGTCAAGGGCGATCTCGGTGGCATCGTCCGGGCGCGGGCGCTGTCCCGCGCGACCATGCGCAACATCCGGCAGAACCTGTTCTGGGCGTTCGCCTACAACCTGCTCGGCGTGCCGATCGCCGCCGGAGTGCTGTACCCGGCCACCGGCGTGCTGCTGTCTCCGGTGGTGGCCGCGGCCGCGATGAGCTTCAGCTCGGTGTCGGTGATCGCGAACGCGCTGCGCCTCAACCGGCTGGCGTTGGACCTGCCGGCCAGGCGGCGGTCGCGGTGA
- a CDS encoding YceI family protein: MKRRLLLLLALAAAGPAFDAAAGQRTLTLDPARTAVTFTLGATLHTVHGSAPLTRGVVLFDPAGGKASGEIVVDARAADTGNAKRDRDMHSKVLVSDRHPAAVLRPRQVAGVLPQAGAATLTVRGTLELLGREHEVTVPVAVTVAGAEVEIRAELEVPYVSWGLEDPSKLLLKVDPYVTVTVQGVGTLSAAGDPPGPPSAEEQPEP, from the coding sequence ATGAAGCGACGACTCCTGCTCCTGCTCGCCCTGGCCGCGGCCGGGCCGGCGTTCGATGCCGCCGCCGGCCAGCGCACGCTGACCCTCGATCCGGCCCGCACTGCGGTGACCTTCACGCTTGGCGCCACGCTTCACACCGTGCACGGCAGTGCCCCGTTGACGCGCGGGGTCGTGCTGTTCGACCCGGCAGGCGGCAAGGCCTCGGGCGAGATCGTGGTCGACGCCCGCGCGGCCGATACCGGAAACGCCAAGCGCGACCGCGACATGCATTCGAAGGTCCTGGTCAGTGACCGCCATCCGGCGGCGGTGCTCCGCCCGCGCCAGGTCGCGGGCGTGCTCCCGCAGGCCGGAGCCGCCACCCTGACGGTCCGCGGCACGCTCGAGCTGCTCGGGCGCGAGCACGAGGTCACGGTCCCGGTGGCGGTGACCGTGGCCGGCGCCGAGGTCGAGATCCGTGCCGAGCTCGAGGTGCCCTACGTGTCGTGGGGCCTCGAGGACCCGAGCAAGCTCCTGCTCAAGGTCGATCCGTATGTCACCGTGACGGTGCAGGGCGTGGGCACGCTGTCCGCAGCGGGCGACCCCCCGGGCCCGCCGTCAGCCGAGGAGCAGCCGGAGCCGTAG